The sequence GCACCCGGACGGTGGTGCCACCGTCGACCGTGCGGATGTCGACCAGGTCGCAGAGCTGCTGCACGAGCAGCAGCCCGCGTCCCCGCTCGGCCGACGGCGGGGCCGGGATCCGGCCGGCGAGCGGGTCGGCCAGCCTGCCATGGCTGCTGATCTCGCAGACCAGCTCGTCCGGCGCCGCCACCCACCAGCGGGCCGTGGCGGGACCGCCCGCGTGGGTGATCGCGTTGGCGGCCAGTTCGGTGACGGCGATCCGCAGGTCGTCGACGCGGTCGGCGGGCAGTCCGGCGGCGACGGCGGTGGCGGCGACGGCGGCCCGCAGCGCGGCCAGGCCGGCCGCCTCCACCCGCAGCGTCGCCGCGTCGGCCGGGGCCGGGGGCAGCGCCTCGGCGCAGTCGGCCAGCACCGTCTCGGGATGCTGGTAGCCGGCGCTGGGCCGGGCCAGCGCCCCGCTGCGTACGAAGGGGTGGTTCCGCCCCACGTCGGCGAGGGCGTCGGCGGGCAGCCGGGAGCGGTCGAAGAGGCAGAGCGCGCTCACCGGGTACGCCCGGAGCGCCAGGTTGATCATGGCTTCGTGCTCGACGCAGTGCCGGTACGCCGCCGGCCGGCGACCCGGCCAGAGCGACTCCCCCACGATGCGCAGCCGGCGGCCGGGGAACCGGTGCACGAAGTCGCGCAGGGCGGTGGGGATGATCGCCGCCGGGTTGCGCCCGATGGCGCTCATGTCGGCCAGGGTCACCCCGGCGACCCCGGCGAGAGCGGTCCCGACCT comes from Micromonospora purpureochromogenes and encodes:
- a CDS encoding anti-sigma factor RsbA family regulatory protein — protein: MTRRGLRHDALLYADDHDYLDAITAFVAAGRAADEPVLVAVPAYRLAQVGTALAGVAGVTLADMSAIGRNPAAIIPTALRDFVHRFPGRRLRIVGESLWPGRRPAAYRHCVEHEAMINLALRAYPVSALCLFDRSRLPADALADVGRNHPFVRSGALARPSAGYQHPETVLADCAEALPPAPADAATLRVEAAGLAALRAAVAATAVAAGLPADRVDDLRIAVTELAANAITHAGGPATARWWVAAPDELVCEISSHGRLADPLAGRIPAPPSAERGRGLLLVQQLCDLVDIRTVDGGTTVRVHLDLPAPATVPAPRSAPDAAECGLAPL